The DNA segment agagagagataccaCTATATAGAGTGGTCTGTACCTTAAAATGCTTAAGCGTTACTTGCGTCTCCCCCATGAGTCATGTAGGGTGGGAGGGAGTAGGGTGGGTGCTTCTGGACATTTGCACCATAAGCCAGCCAGGACCCGGGTTGGCATGTCCCCAGCTCATGTGGCGGCGGCCCTTGCAGGTGCAGAGCTACATGGAACACTACTGCAACAGCTCCACAGACCGGCGGGTTCTGCTCATGTTCCTGGACATCTGTTCAGAGCTGAATAAGCtctgccagcactttgaggccgTGCACTCTGGCACCCCAGTCACCAACAACCTCCTGGAGAAATGCAAAACCCTCGTTAGCCAAAGCAACGACTTAAGCAGCCTCAGAGCAAAGTAAGTCCCTCTGATGCTGCTCTTGAGGCCCCGTGTGTGCCTGTGGGGAGGCCTCTGTCCTGCTTCTTTCCTGTTGCCTGGATCATGGTGCTCCTATTAGACCACCCCGGGCAGGAAATCCCAGTCTCCACTCATTTATTGGAATGACTCGGATTCAACAAAACCTTTTCTTTACAACCATCGTAGACATGGCAGGACACCAGGTGTCTCACGGGTGTTAGCACCAGGCAGGTGGAGAAGGGGGTGTAGAGCCCAGAGCAGTTGCCCCCAGAAGCCCACAGAGATCCTCACTGACATGCAAAGAAGTGGACACCAGAGCCGCCTCCCAGGGGCAGCAGCACTGGCACTGAGGGCTCCTCATCCTGACAGCCCGGGAGCCTGCAGCACAGTGGGCCAGAGCCTGGGGAAGCTCTGTAGATACCAGGGTGAGAAGAGCCAGAGGGATGAGCCAGCCAGTTCCTCACCCCTAACCCAGGTTTCTACGGACCATGGGGCAGTGGTTTGCATCTCCTGTCTTTCACACCAGAATTACCTGGGGCTTGTGGCACCCCAGGCCTGGtctgccagaatctctggggacaGAGCGCCTCAGCGTGCTGTGTGTCCAGTTCTAAAGCCTCCCCAGGTGACTCTGCTGTGCCTGAGGTGTGGCAGCTGCTTGCCACGGCATGGCAAGTCCCGGGAGCATGGGTTCACCTGGCCCCCTGCCGTCCTGCAGATACCCTCATGATGTGGTGAACCACCTCAGCTGTGACGAGGCCCGGAACCACTACGGCGGCGTGGTCAGCCTCATCCCCCTCATCCTAGACTTAATGAAAGAATGGATCGCCCACTCCGAGAAGTTGCCGCGCAAGGTGCTGCAGCACGTGAGTGAGCCCCAGGCGCACCA comes from the Homo sapiens chromosome 9, GRCh38.p14 Primary Assembly genome and includes:
- the SPACA9 gene encoding sperm acrosome-associated protein 9 isoform X2, with protein sequence MNEVKESLRSIEQKYKLFQQQQLTFTAALEHCRENAHDKIRPISSIGQVQSYMEHYCNSSTDRRVLLMFLDICSELNKLCQHFEAVHSGTPVTNNLLEKCKTLVSQSNDLSSLRAKYPHDVVNHLSCDEARNHYGGVVSLIPLILDLMKEWIAHSEKLPRKVLQHGETVKNKKYSTTSLPDLVSWDLSLKENLHLP
- the SPACA9 gene encoding sperm acrosome-associated protein 9 isoform a (isoform a is encoded by transcript variant 2), whose product is MNEVKESLRSIEQKYKLFQQQQLTFTAALEHCRENAHDKIRPISSIGQVQSYMEHYCNSSTDRRVLLMFLDICSELNKLCQHFEAVHSGTPVTNNLLEKCKTLVSQSNDLSSLRAKYPHDVVNHLSCDEARNHYGGVVSLIPLILDLMKEWIAHSEKLPRKVLQHVSEPQAHQESTRGAARPAQAIGTQPRATKHKCRQLTKASLKPRGCSKPPWRPPGGKL
- the SPACA9 gene encoding sperm acrosome-associated protein 9 isoform c (isoform c is encoded by transcript variant 4) translates to MNEVKESLRSIEQKYKLFQQQQLTFTAALEHCRENAHDKIRPISSIGQVQSYMEHYCNSSTDRRVLLMFLDICSELNKLCQHFEAVHSGTPVTNNLLEKCKTLVSQSNDLSSLRAKYPHDVVNHLSCDEARNHYGGVVSLIPLILDLMKEWIAHSEKLPRKGTT
- the SPACA9 gene encoding sperm acrosome-associated protein 9 isoform X3, translated to MNEVKESLRSIEQKYKLFQQQQLTFTAALEHCRENAHDKIRPISSIGQVQSYMEHYCNSSTDRRVLLMFLDICSELNKLCQHFEAVHSGTPVTNNLLEKCKTLVSQSNDLSSLRAKYPHDVVNHLSCDEARNHYGGVVSLIPLILDLMKEWIAHSEKLPRKVLQHGTT